A portion of the Intestinibacillus sp. Marseille-P6563 genome contains these proteins:
- a CDS encoding response regulator transcription factor: protein MYNILVCDDDHDIVAALKIYLGAEGYQVFAAYTGEEALKILQEENIHLCLMDIMMPVLDGIAATAKLREISNIPVILLTAKSEDTDKILGLTIGADDYVTKPFNPIEVVARVKSQLRRYTMLGAMPTQNPSVITIGGVTLDDDSKRVTVDGDTVNLTPIEYSILHLLMQNAGKVYSSAKIYELVWEGAAYGNSDSTVAVHIRHLREKIEINPAEPRYLKVVWGQGYKFCSEGRG, encoded by the coding sequence ATGTACAACATACTGGTTTGTGACGACGACCATGATATCGTTGCGGCATTGAAGATCTATTTGGGGGCAGAAGGATATCAGGTCTTTGCTGCCTACACGGGGGAAGAAGCTTTAAAAATCTTACAGGAAGAAAACATCCATCTGTGTTTGATGGATATTATGATGCCGGTTTTGGATGGCATTGCGGCGACTGCAAAATTACGGGAGATCAGCAATATTCCCGTTATCTTATTGACGGCGAAATCGGAAGATACCGATAAAATTTTGGGACTTACCATCGGTGCAGATGATTATGTGACCAAACCGTTCAATCCCATTGAAGTGGTTGCACGGGTCAAAAGTCAGTTGCGGCGATATACCATGTTGGGGGCGATGCCCACCCAAAATCCCAGTGTGATCACAATTGGCGGCGTGACGCTGGATGATGATAGCAAACGGGTGACGGTGGATGGCGATACCGTCAACCTGACGCCGATCGAATATAGCATTTTGCATTTACTCATGCAGAATGCAGGAAAAGTCTATTCCTCGGCCAAAATCTACGAACTGGTGTGGGAGGGAGCTGCGTATGGAAATTCGGACTCGACGGTCGCCGTACATATCCGGCATCTGCGGGAGAAAATTGAGATCAATCCGGCGGAACCCCGCTATTTGAAGGTAGTATGGGGACAGGGATATAAATTTTGTTCCGAAGGGCGCGGATGA
- a CDS encoding Na+/H+ antiporter NhaC family protein — protein MKKGHAWALLPIVVFLALFIGYGIWNDHDFYKMPAIAGFVTALVVAFLMNPKVSFHEKLNVAARGMADENVMIMCLVFVMAGAFSGSVSAAGGADSTVNFGLSILPSNIVVVGIFLIGCFISTSMGTSVGTITVLSPIAIQVAEKTSLPVALCIGAAVCGAMFGDNLSMISDTTIAATRTQGCDMKDKFRENIKLVFPAAIVTIIILFACTMGSNYRIEEPLTYDFIRIVPYLVVLIGALLGGNVIMLLAGGTVLSLGVGLFYGDFGPKDIFTVMGDGIMSMYDITVISIIVAGVVALIRMNGGVDWILYVIRRLVRGKRGAEIGIAALSAAVDCATANNTIAIVIAGPVAKEIAEEYDISPKRTASLLDIFTSVCQGLIPYGAQILTAVSFTAGTALEISPVDLIPYCFYPMLMAVSALLFIIFGRKGKKTEKS, from the coding sequence ATGAAAAAAGGACATGCTTGGGCTCTATTGCCCATCGTTGTATTTCTGGCGCTGTTTATTGGATATGGCATATGGAATGACCATGATTTTTACAAAATGCCTGCCATCGCCGGGTTTGTCACGGCGCTGGTCGTTGCATTTTTGATGAACCCAAAGGTCAGCTTCCATGAAAAACTGAATGTAGCAGCTCGCGGCATGGCGGACGAAAACGTTATGATTATGTGTTTGGTCTTTGTCATGGCGGGTGCGTTTTCCGGTTCGGTGAGCGCTGCCGGTGGCGCAGATTCGACCGTCAATTTCGGCCTGTCGATTTTGCCGAGCAATATTGTTGTGGTCGGTATCTTTTTGATTGGCTGCTTTATCTCGACGTCGATGGGTACCTCGGTTGGCACCATTACCGTTCTATCGCCCATTGCCATTCAGGTTGCGGAAAAAACCAGCCTGCCGGTTGCCCTGTGCATCGGTGCGGCCGTTTGCGGCGCGATGTTCGGCGACAATCTGTCGATGATTTCGGATACGACGATCGCCGCGACCCGTACGCAGGGCTGCGACATGAAGGACAAGTTCCGCGAAAATATCAAGCTGGTGTTTCCAGCCGCGATTGTGACCATCATCATTTTGTTCGCTTGCACGATGGGGTCCAATTACAGAATCGAGGAACCGCTGACCTATGACTTTATCCGCATTGTACCATATTTGGTGGTTTTGATTGGTGCGCTGCTGGGCGGCAATGTTATCATGCTGCTCGCTGGCGGTACGGTATTGTCGCTTGGTGTTGGCCTGTTCTATGGCGATTTTGGTCCCAAGGACATCTTTACTGTCATGGGTGACGGTATCATGAGCATGTATGATATTACCGTCATTTCCATCATTGTGGCTGGCGTGGTTGCGCTCATCCGCATGAATGGCGGTGTGGATTGGATTCTGTATGTGATTCGCCGTCTGGTCCGTGGCAAACGCGGGGCAGAAATCGGTATTGCAGCGCTGTCTGCTGCGGTGGACTGCGCTACGGCGAATAATACCATTGCCATCGTCATTGCAGGCCCGGTTGCCAAGGAAATTGCCGAAGAATATGATATCAGTCCCAAGCGCACGGCATCGCTTTTGGATATTTTCACTTCGGTTTGCCAGGGACTGATTCCGTATGGTGCTCAGATCTTAACCGCCGTCAGCTTTACCGCCGGTACTGCGCTGGAAATCAGTCCGGTCGATCTGATTCCGTATTGTTTCTATCCGATGCTGATGGCTGTTTCGGCACTGCTCTTCATTATATTTGGGCGGAAGGGGAAAAAGACGGAAAAGTCGTAA
- a CDS encoding AgrD family cyclic lactone autoinducer peptide translates to MKKNTWWTKLVAQAATAVAAVALVMSQIPCAGKYYQPVVPQKLRK, encoded by the coding sequence GTGAAAAAGAATACATGGTGGACCAAGCTCGTAGCACAGGCTGCTACCGCAGTTGCAGCTGTTGCTCTGGTGATGAGCCAGATCCCGTGCGCAGGTAAGTACTACCAGCCGGTAGTTCCGCAGAAGCTCCGCAAGTAA
- the gltA gene encoding NADPH-dependent glutamate synthase, whose protein sequence is MPNMNPKKCPMPEQDPNVRNKNFEEVALGYTAEMAVEEATRCLNCKNKPCVSGCPVAVQIPEFIALVAEGKFLEAAAKIKETSALPAVCGRVCPQESQCECKCVRGIKGEPVAIGRLERFVADYAMAHDTAEVVKPEPNGHKVAVVGAGPAGLTCAGDLARLGYAVTVFEVLHTAGGVLMYGIPEFRLPKAIVQKEIDTLKAMGVEFVLNFVVGRSETIDDLFADGYEAIFVGSGAGLPSFMHVPGENFNGVYSANEYLTRVNLMKAYKEGADTPILRAKRVAVVGGGNVAMDAARCAKRMGADEVYIVYRRSEKELPARLEEIHHAKEEGIVFKFLTAPLEVLGDTDTYMVKGLKCQEMELGEPDASGRRRPVPVEGSEFTLDLDAIIVAIGTSPNPLIRSTTPGLDTNKRGCIVADEETGLTSKDGVFAGGDAVTGAATVILAMGAGKRAAAAMHEYIQKKNG, encoded by the coding sequence ATGCCGAATATGAATCCGAAAAAATGCCCGATGCCTGAGCAGGACCCCAATGTCCGCAATAAAAATTTCGAAGAAGTTGCGCTGGGCTATACCGCAGAGATGGCGGTAGAAGAAGCAACGCGTTGCCTCAATTGTAAGAATAAGCCTTGCGTTTCGGGTTGCCCGGTTGCGGTACAGATTCCGGAGTTTATTGCACTCGTTGCAGAGGGTAAGTTCCTGGAAGCTGCGGCCAAGATCAAGGAAACCTCGGCGCTGCCGGCAGTTTGTGGCCGTGTATGCCCGCAGGAGAGCCAGTGCGAATGCAAGTGCGTTCGCGGCATCAAGGGCGAACCGGTTGCAATCGGCCGTCTGGAACGTTTTGTTGCAGACTACGCTATGGCACATGATACCGCAGAAGTTGTAAAGCCCGAGCCCAATGGCCATAAGGTTGCTGTGGTTGGCGCAGGCCCGGCTGGTCTGACCTGTGCTGGCGATCTGGCACGTCTTGGCTATGCCGTTACGGTTTTCGAAGTGCTGCATACCGCAGGCGGCGTTCTGATGTATGGTATTCCGGAGTTCCGTCTGCCCAAGGCAATCGTACAGAAGGAAATCGATACCCTGAAGGCAATGGGTGTTGAATTTGTTCTGAACTTTGTCGTTGGCCGTTCGGAAACCATCGACGACCTGTTTGCAGATGGTTATGAAGCGATCTTCGTTGGTTCGGGCGCAGGCCTGCCGAGCTTCATGCATGTACCGGGCGAAAACTTCAATGGCGTTTATTCGGCAAACGAATACTTGACCCGTGTAAACCTGATGAAGGCCTATAAGGAAGGCGCAGATACGCCGATCCTGCGTGCAAAGCGCGTTGCAGTCGTTGGCGGCGGTAACGTAGCTATGGACGCTGCACGTTGTGCAAAGCGTATGGGTGCAGACGAAGTATACATCGTATACCGTCGTTCGGAAAAGGAACTGCCGGCCCGTTTGGAAGAAATCCATCATGCCAAGGAAGAAGGCATTGTCTTTAAGTTCCTGACCGCTCCGCTGGAAGTTCTGGGTGATACCGATACCTATATGGTAAAGGGCCTGAAGTGCCAGGAGATGGAGCTGGGTGAACCGGACGCTTCCGGTCGCCGTCGTCCGGTTCCGGTAGAAGGCAGCGAGTTTACGCTGGATCTGGATGCGATTATTGTGGCAATCGGTACCAGCCCGAACCCGCTGATCCGTTCGACGACTCCGGGTCTGGATACCAATAAGCGTGGCTGCATCGTAGCAGATGAAGAGACCGGCCTGACTTCCAAGGACGGTGTCTTTGCAGGTGGCGACGCAGTAACGGGCGCTGCAACGGTTATTCTGGCGATGGGCGCAGGCAAGCGTGCTGCTGCTGCAATGCATGAGTACATCCAAAAGAAGAACGGCTAA
- a CDS encoding sulfide/dihydroorotate dehydrogenase-like FAD/NAD-binding protein, translating into MYQILKKKTLNANTKLMVIDAPFVARKAQPGQFIILRVDADGERIPLTIAEYDREQGHVTIIFQEIGATTKKLGQLNEGDSLHDFVGPLGRASELEGLKKVAVVGGGLGCAIAYPQAKALHEMGAEVDLIAGFRNKDIIILEDEMKAACTNLHLVTDDGSNGRKALVTEVLKELIDAGNQYDAVIAIGPMIMMKFVCETTRPYGIKTIVSMNSTMVDGTGMCGGCRLTVGGETKFACVDGPDFDGHLVDFDESMRRSAMYKAQEKVAMEHECNLHKMEVK; encoded by the coding sequence ATGTACCAGATTCTGAAGAAAAAAACGCTGAATGCGAATACAAAACTGATGGTGATCGACGCACCATTCGTTGCACGCAAAGCACAACCCGGTCAATTCATTATTCTGCGTGTCGATGCAGACGGCGAACGTATCCCGCTGACCATTGCTGAATACGATCGGGAGCAGGGCCACGTAACGATCATCTTCCAGGAGATCGGTGCCACCACCAAGAAGCTGGGTCAGCTCAACGAAGGCGATAGCCTGCATGACTTTGTTGGCCCGCTTGGTCGCGCTTCCGAACTGGAAGGCCTGAAGAAAGTCGCTGTTGTTGGCGGCGGTCTGGGCTGTGCGATTGCTTACCCGCAGGCAAAGGCACTGCACGAAATGGGCGCTGAAGTCGATCTGATTGCTGGTTTCCGCAACAAGGATATTATCATTCTGGAAGATGAGATGAAGGCTGCATGCACAAATCTCCATCTGGTTACCGATGATGGTTCCAACGGCCGCAAGGCGCTGGTAACCGAAGTGCTCAAAGAACTCATTGACGCAGGCAACCAGTATGACGCAGTCATCGCCATCGGTCCGATGATTATGATGAAGTTTGTCTGCGAAACGACCCGTCCGTATGGCATCAAGACCATCGTATCCATGAACTCCACCATGGTAGACGGCACCGGCATGTGCGGTGGCTGCCGTTTGACGGTTGGTGGCGAAACCAAGTTTGCTTGTGTAGACGGCCCGGACTTTGACGGCCATCTGGTCGATTTCGACGAATCCATGCGTCGCTCGGCTATGTACAAGGCACAAGAAAAGGTTGCCATGGAGCATGAATGCAATCTGCATAAGATGGAGGTCAAGTAA
- a CDS encoding N-acetylmuramoyl-L-alanine amidase, producing the protein MPTIYLSPSTQEFNLYYDGQGSEEYYMNLIADAMEPYLTASGIQYVRNTPDMTAASSIRASNAGNFDVHLALHSNAAPESLSGKLRGSDVYFYPSSDRSRRLADIIAANLKAIYPLPDRVSARPTVSIGEVSRTRAPAVLVELAYHDNPEDAEWIRSNIGLIARNLVLSLTEYFGIPFIEPEPIQTATVEINSGNLNIRAKPSLTAPIIGQTPDGAQLSVLGSWNGWYVVRYGTVEGYVRSEYVVLNYM; encoded by the coding sequence ATGCCGACCATCTATTTGAGTCCATCGACCCAGGAATTTAACCTATATTACGACGGGCAGGGAAGCGAAGAGTATTACATGAACCTGATTGCCGATGCCATGGAGCCATATTTGACGGCTTCCGGTATCCAATATGTCCGAAACACACCGGATATGACCGCCGCTTCGTCCATTCGCGCTTCGAATGCTGGGAATTTTGATGTACATTTGGCGCTGCATTCCAATGCAGCACCCGAAAGTCTGTCTGGAAAGCTGCGGGGATCGGATGTTTATTTTTATCCCAGTTCCGACCGCAGTCGACGTCTGGCGGATATCATTGCAGCAAACCTCAAAGCCATCTATCCACTGCCCGATCGGGTATCGGCCCGTCCGACCGTGTCCATTGGGGAAGTGTCTCGGACCCGCGCACCAGCAGTGCTGGTGGAACTGGCTTATCATGACAATCCCGAAGATGCGGAATGGATTCGCAGCAACATTGGTTTGATTGCCCGAAATTTGGTGCTGTCATTGACCGAGTATTTTGGGATTCCCTTTATTGAACCAGAACCCATTCAAACGGCAACGGTTGAGATCAACAGCGGAAATCTCAATATTCGGGCCAAACCATCCCTGACCGCACCGATTATTGGGCAGACGCCCGATGGGGCACAGCTCTCTGTCCTGGGCAGCTGGAACGGCTGGTATGTCGTGCGCTACGGCACCGTAGAAGGCTATGTGCGCTCGGAATATGTGGTGCTCAATTACATGTAA
- a CDS encoding 6-phosphofructokinase codes for MKRIGILTSGGDCQGLNAAIRGVAKALYVEFGDDVEIYGILDGYRGLIEGDYRLMHQEDFSGILTLGGTILGTSRQPFKLMRVADDKNGDKVEAMKANYKKMKLDCLVILGGNGTHKTAHLLSQEGLNVVTLPKTIDNDLWGTEMTFGFYSALELATQVIDCIHTTATSHGRVFIVEIMGHKVGWLPLYAGVAGGADIILLPEIPYKLDNIVKMLEQRDKKGKRFSILAVAEGAISAEEAQMSKKEFKKARAELTDPAISYKIARELGKEMDREIRVVVPGHFQRGGGPCSYDRAFATRLGTAAARLIADRNYGNMVALRNEEIVPVPLSDVAGKLKTVPLDCSMIRSARNIGISFGD; via the coding sequence ATGAAACGAATTGGTATCCTCACAAGCGGCGGCGATTGCCAGGGATTGAATGCAGCGATTCGTGGCGTTGCAAAGGCGCTGTATGTAGAATTTGGGGACGATGTCGAAATCTACGGCATTTTGGACGGATATCGCGGCCTGATCGAAGGGGATTATCGTCTGATGCATCAGGAAGACTTTTCCGGTATCCTCACATTGGGCGGCACGATTTTAGGCACATCGCGGCAGCCGTTTAAGCTGATGCGTGTTGCAGACGATAAGAATGGCGATAAAGTCGAAGCCATGAAGGCAAATTATAAAAAGATGAAGCTGGACTGCCTGGTGATTTTGGGCGGCAATGGGACACATAAGACCGCACATTTGCTCTCGCAAGAGGGGTTGAACGTGGTAACGCTTCCCAAGACCATTGACAATGACCTGTGGGGCACGGAGATGACCTTCGGTTTTTACAGCGCGCTGGAGCTGGCAACTCAGGTAATCGACTGCATCCATACAACGGCGACTTCGCATGGCCGCGTCTTTATTGTCGAAATTATGGGGCATAAAGTGGGCTGGCTTCCGCTGTATGCCGGCGTGGCAGGCGGTGCCGACATCATCCTGCTTCCGGAAATTCCGTATAAGCTCGATAATATTGTCAAAATGCTGGAGCAGCGCGACAAAAAGGGCAAGCGTTTTTCGATTTTGGCTGTGGCAGAAGGCGCGATTTCGGCAGAAGAGGCACAGATGTCCAAGAAGGAATTTAAAAAGGCTCGTGCAGAATTGACCGATCCGGCAATTTCGTATAAGATTGCACGGGAACTGGGCAAAGAAATGGATCGTGAGATTCGCGTTGTTGTACCCGGACATTTCCAGCGTGGCGGCGGCCCCTGCTCGTATGACCGGGCGTTTGCAACCCGCCTAGGTACCGCGGCAGCCCGCTTGATTGCCGATCGCAATTATGGCAACATGGTCGCACTGCGCAACGAGGAAATCGTTCCGGTACCGCTCAGCGATGTGGCCGGAAAACTCAAAACCGTACCGCTGGATTGCAGCATGATTCGTTCGGCACGCAACATCGGCATTTCGTTTGGCGACTAA
- the nrdR gene encoding transcriptional regulator NrdR — protein sequence MKCPFCNYQDSKVVDSRPTDEGTSIRRRRECLQCGKRFTTYETVERLPLMLIKRDGTRQPYSRDKLLAGVMKACEKRPVSQQRLEQLVDQVEQKLFGTLESEVSSKTIGEMVMEELREIDEVAYVRFASVYRQFKDINTFMEELNTLIRDK from the coding sequence GTGAAATGTCCATTTTGCAATTATCAAGATAGTAAGGTTGTGGATTCGCGGCCGACCGATGAAGGGACCAGCATCCGCCGTCGTCGGGAATGTCTGCAATGCGGCAAACGTTTTACCACCTATGAAACCGTAGAACGGCTGCCGCTGATGCTCATCAAGCGGGATGGTACCCGGCAACCGTATAGTCGTGACAAATTGTTGGCTGGGGTTATGAAAGCGTGCGAAAAACGGCCGGTGTCGCAGCAGCGTTTGGAGCAGCTGGTGGATCAGGTCGAACAGAAGTTGTTTGGCACTTTAGAATCCGAGGTATCTTCCAAAACCATCGGAGAAATGGTGATGGAAGAGCTGCGGGAGATCGATGAAGTCGCATATGTGCGGTTTGCGTCCGTCTATCGCCAGTTCAAGGATATCAATACCTTTATGGAAGAACTCAATACGCTGATTCGCGACAAATAA
- a CDS encoding sugar phosphate isomerase/epimerase family protein produces MKIGISTACFYPQPLEDAVERITALGLRTIEIFFNTESEFQQPFLGQLKERLAYHGLSVVSVHPFTSLMEGILFFSEYGRRAEDGFAQYRRYFQAARELGAQYFTLHGERYMPGLSDTPEAFQRKVERYRRLCEVAADEGMIVAQENVAWCRSREPAYLAKLYEQVPQLRYTLDIKQANRVGQSWKEYFDVMAPRLVNVHINDFDQTHGCLLPGEGLLDYREVFQHLKAAGYDRQVLIEVYSSNFASDEQISRSVCFLQNQAHAVGYALPEKYEKSARNTSICTKKMV; encoded by the coding sequence ATGAAAATCGGAATTTCGACCGCTTGTTTTTATCCGCAGCCGCTGGAAGATGCCGTGGAGCGTATTACAGCTCTGGGATTGCGGACAATCGAGATCTTTTTCAACACCGAAAGCGAATTTCAGCAACCCTTTCTTGGACAATTGAAAGAACGGCTTGCCTATCACGGCCTATCGGTCGTTTCGGTGCATCCGTTTACCTCTCTGATGGAAGGGATTCTGTTTTTCTCCGAATATGGCAGGCGGGCGGAGGATGGGTTTGCCCAGTATCGCCGCTATTTTCAGGCAGCGCGTGAGTTGGGTGCCCAGTATTTTACACTGCATGGAGAACGATATATGCCCGGCTTATCCGATACGCCGGAGGCTTTTCAGCGAAAGGTCGAGCGATACCGTCGCTTGTGCGAGGTCGCAGCCGACGAAGGCATGATTGTAGCACAGGAAAACGTGGCATGGTGCCGGTCGCGCGAACCGGCTTATTTGGCAAAGCTATATGAACAGGTGCCGCAGCTGCGTTATACGTTGGATATCAAGCAGGCCAACCGCGTCGGGCAAAGCTGGAAGGAATATTTTGATGTGATGGCGCCGCGTCTGGTGAACGTGCATATCAATGATTTCGACCAGACGCATGGCTGTTTGCTGCCGGGAGAAGGCCTACTGGATTATCGGGAAGTATTCCAACATTTAAAAGCTGCGGGTTACGACCGGCAGGTTTTGATTGAAGTATATTCTTCGAACTTTGCAAGCGATGAACAGATTTCCCGTTCGGTCTGCTTTTTACAGAATCAGGCACATGCTGTGGGCTATGCATTGCCTGAAAAATATGAAAAAAGTGCAAGGAACACTTCCATATGCACGAAAAAAATGGTATGA
- the secF gene encoding protein translocase subunit SecF has translation MKAKFPIIKNFKIFGIISILLCITGFVSLILLPFGTNPYNLAIDFAGGTQIEFNMHTEVTQEVANEIAALVEEQTGVKPEAPVATGTDKDHVMIRSTSLDTEQRSAVIEAMKEKYNLTDDDLDKNEDVSASVGNDLKQKAFVSAAIAVVLMLIYITFRFEFTSGLAAVCCLVHDLLVMLSVYVIFQIPLNQNFIAAALTILGYSINASIIVFDRVRENLRVSRKEKFEEVAEKSIWQTMGRTVNTTLTTLFTVGMIFILGVSSLRDFTLPLLVGIVGGAYSSIFLASSLWTFFRKHLRKKA, from the coding sequence ATGAAAGCAAAATTTCCCATTATCAAGAATTTTAAGATTTTCGGCATCATCTCCATCTTGCTGTGCATCACTGGTTTTGTTAGCCTGATCTTGCTGCCGTTTGGCACCAATCCCTACAATTTGGCGATCGACTTTGCAGGCGGTACCCAGATTGAGTTCAATATGCATACCGAAGTGACGCAAGAGGTTGCCAATGAGATCGCTGCTTTGGTGGAAGAGCAGACCGGTGTAAAACCGGAAGCTCCGGTTGCAACGGGCACGGACAAGGATCATGTTATGATTCGCTCCACCAGCCTGGATACCGAGCAGCGTTCGGCGGTGATCGAAGCGATGAAGGAAAAATATAACCTCACCGACGATGATCTGGACAAGAATGAAGATGTAAGCGCCAGCGTTGGTAACGACCTGAAGCAGAAGGCCTTTGTTTCGGCTGCGATTGCGGTTGTGCTGATGCTGATCTACATTACCTTCCGTTTTGAGTTTACGTCGGGTCTGGCCGCTGTATGCTGCCTGGTACATGACCTTCTGGTGATGCTGTCGGTTTATGTTATCTTCCAGATTCCGCTCAACCAGAACTTCATTGCTGCGGCACTGACCATTCTCGGTTATTCGATCAACGCATCGATCATTGTTTTTGACCGAGTACGTGAGAATCTGCGCGTTTCCCGCAAGGAGAAGTTTGAAGAAGTTGCAGAGAAGTCGATCTGGCAGACCATGGGTCGTACGGTCAATACGACGCTCACGACCTTGTTTACGGTTGGCATGATCTTCATCCTGGGCGTCAGCTCGCTGCGTGACTTTACGCTGCCGCTGCTTGTCGGCATCGTGGGCGGTGCTTATTCTTCGATTTTCCTGGCAAGCTCGCTGTGGACTTTCTTCCGCAAGCACTTGCGCAAAAAGGCTTAA
- the secD gene encoding protein translocase subunit SecD — translation MKKSIISFLAVMLIIVFLGVSVITGLYFPGGFSRPTADSAASSDASSTTSEEVDYKTIIPSIFDTENGIRRGLDLVGGSSITFEAQLPEGYDTSRLSADMNSAIEILRYRLTSEGYTEAQVSQQGDNRITVEIPQIKNPEEAVQVLGQTAQLSFQDADGKEWLSGSDIKSASSQYGSTSGSAIATYYVSLEFTKEGREKFAEATETIAARTDDKSMYIVLDDQVISYPQVNQKIDDDGCVIEGNFTEESARQLANLIGSGALPFSLEQVELRAVGPQLGANALSSSVKAAIIGIILVAVFMIIVYRLPGFVSVIALGFYIVIEAVVLGLLKVNLSLPGIAGIILSIGMAVDANVVIFERIKEELRNGKTVKASIDAGFKRAFTAILDSNVTTLIAAVVLYFFGSGTIVGFATTFGLGVIISMFTALTVTHFLLNRMVDFKIKSPKAYGA, via the coding sequence GTGAAGAAAAGTATAATTTCCTTCCTTGCGGTCATGCTCATCATTGTTTTTTTGGGTGTGTCCGTAATCACAGGGCTGTATTTTCCAGGTGGATTCAGCCGGCCGACTGCGGACAGTGCCGCAAGTTCGGATGCAAGTAGCACCACCAGTGAAGAGGTCGATTACAAGACCATTATCCCGAGCATTTTTGACACCGAAAACGGCATTCGGCGTGGCTTGGATCTGGTCGGCGGTTCGTCCATCACGTTTGAAGCACAGCTTCCGGAAGGATATGACACCAGCCGCCTGAGCGCGGATATGAACAGTGCCATTGAAATTTTGCGTTATCGTCTGACCAGCGAAGGATACACCGAAGCACAGGTATCCCAGCAGGGCGATAATCGCATTACCGTTGAGATCCCGCAGATCAAGAACCCGGAAGAAGCGGTTCAGGTTCTGGGACAGACGGCACAGCTTTCCTTCCAGGATGCAGATGGTAAGGAATGGCTGTCGGGCAGCGATATCAAGAGCGCAAGCTCGCAGTATGGCAGCACCAGCGGTTCGGCGATTGCAACCTACTACGTTAGCCTGGAATTTACCAAGGAAGGCCGCGAGAAGTTTGCAGAAGCAACCGAAACCATTGCTGCTCGTACCGATGACAAGAGCATGTACATTGTTCTGGACGATCAGGTCATTTCTTACCCGCAGGTCAACCAGAAGATCGACGATGACGGTTGTGTCATTGAAGGTAACTTCACCGAAGAAAGCGCACGTCAGCTGGCCAACCTCATCGGCAGCGGTGCTCTGCCGTTCTCGCTGGAGCAGGTAGAACTGCGTGCCGTTGGTCCGCAGCTGGGTGCTAATGCACTGAGCAGCAGCGTGAAGGCTGCCATCATCGGTATCATTCTGGTAGCCGTTTTCATGATCATTGTTTACCGGCTGCCGGGCTTTGTATCGGTCATCGCTTTGGGCTTCTATATTGTAATTGAGGCTGTGGTTCTGGGTCTGCTGAAGGTCAACTTGTCGCTGCCTGGTATCGCAGGTATCATCTTGTCCATTGGTATGGCCGTGGACGCCAATGTCGTTATCTTTGAACGTATTAAGGAAGAACTGCGCAATGGCAAGACGGTCAAGGCTTCGATCGATGCAGGCTTTAAGCGTGCGTTCACCGCGATTTTGGACTCCAACGTAACGACCTTGATCGCTGCTGTGGTTCTGTACTTCTTTGGTAGCGGTACGATCGTTGGCTTTGCGACCACCTTTGGTTTGGGCGTTATCATTTCGATGTTTACGGCTCTGACGGTTACCCACTTCCTGCTTAACCGCATGGTCGATTTCAAGATCAAGAGCCCGAAGGCTTATGGCGCGTAA